A region from the Methylovorus glucosotrophus genome encodes:
- a CDS encoding acyltransferase, whose amino-acid sequence MRKIYLDYLRAFAIIGVICTHVTVKYYGDSELSGTATWWMANIINAASRFAVPLFVMISGAVLLGKSQPVAEFYQKRAWRILPPWIFWSVAFLIFNYVFTGDLYTLVWFLKGGILIQGNTTTHLWYLSMFACLMLFAPYINKIILNEPVTKHEVKILCWIVLVFLILNELDHVYALIKDKPIQWFKTFIWFVPYFIGGFLIDRYSDQIKLSSVYIVVTVLVSLGIGIGMNYGVADQLGIFKDYLVLRNDGVLIYFITFGVFILARRHMDKIKANRLIGALSDASFGIYLIHPAFIFLINRYLIPSHFSTNGAGGVIAICMTIFITLLLSWLTISIMRKQAALRMIS is encoded by the coding sequence ATGAGAAAAATTTACCTTGATTACCTTCGTGCATTTGCCATCATCGGGGTGATCTGTACGCATGTCACGGTAAAATACTATGGTGATAGTGAGCTGTCTGGCACTGCCACATGGTGGATGGCGAATATCATCAACGCCGCCTCCAGATTTGCCGTTCCCCTATTTGTCATGATTTCCGGTGCGGTACTGCTGGGAAAATCCCAGCCCGTTGCCGAGTTTTACCAAAAACGTGCCTGGCGCATTCTTCCGCCCTGGATATTTTGGTCGGTAGCATTTCTGATTTTCAATTATGTTTTCACAGGTGATCTGTACACCCTGGTATGGTTTTTAAAAGGGGGCATCCTGATCCAAGGCAATACTACAACGCACTTGTGGTATCTCTCGATGTTTGCGTGCCTGATGCTGTTTGCGCCTTATATCAACAAAATCATTCTGAATGAGCCTGTTACCAAGCATGAAGTCAAAATACTCTGCTGGATTGTGCTGGTCTTTCTGATCCTGAATGAGCTTGATCATGTATATGCGCTGATTAAAGACAAACCTATTCAATGGTTTAAAACATTTATATGGTTTGTCCCTTACTTTATAGGCGGCTTCCTTATTGACCGCTATAGCGATCAAATCAAGCTATCGAGTGTGTATATCGTGGTGACGGTTTTGGTAAGCCTGGGGATAGGCATAGGCATGAATTACGGGGTAGCCGATCAGTTAGGAATATTCAAAGATTATTTGGTACTCCGCAATGACGGGGTATTAATTTATTTCATCACGTTTGGCGTATTTATACTTGCCCGCCGACATATGGATAAGATCAAGGCTAACAGACTGATAGGCGCATTATCAGACGCTAGTTTTGGTATTTACCTGATACACCCCGCGTTTATTTTCCTTATTAATCGCTATTTGATCCCCAGTCACTTCAGCACCAACGGGGCAGGCGGCGTGATTGCCATATGTATGACCATCTTCATCACACTGCTTTTATCATGGTTAACCATCTCAATCATGCGCAAGCAAGCCGCATTGCGCATGATCTCCTGA
- a CDS encoding lipopolysaccharide biosynthesis protein produces MKQQLAKGVAWLSAAKLIVNGLSTVSTLILARYLTPDDFGLVAFATTMLSVISAVTELSLASALIHHRDPTDIHYNTAWTMNVLRSLAIGLIFCLAAPWISEIHGDPRLQSVMMVLGVTLAMNGLTNPKMVVLTKNLVFWQEFVRNVAERLAGVTVGVVIAIVYQSYWALIASTVVSQLVSIAVSYLVYPYRPRITLRHAKQLWSFSIWLTLGQIINTLNWKFDHLLVGFLLGNKALGYYTVGDNLSTKPTREMISPLETTLFPGFSKIGDDKQRLKNAYRKAQTLVALIALPVGVGIALLSSSIVLLFLGQKWEPVILVIQIMAGSVAIQTLSSAVQPLALSQGQTKLLFKRDLISFAIRIPLIVIGLWTAGLLGVLIGRALSTLVSVHMNMTIVKMIIGTSIREQWLANIRSLAGVAGMVLLVGVAHYQLGVGHSTLQMITHLILFVFVGTVAYASVVLGLWLFMGKPHGPEHECINLLQSLIGKVKAHLNK; encoded by the coding sequence ATGAAACAACAACTTGCAAAAGGGGTGGCTTGGCTGTCTGCAGCCAAACTTATCGTCAATGGGCTCAGCACTGTCAGTACTCTTATACTGGCACGCTATTTGACGCCCGATGATTTTGGTCTCGTCGCGTTTGCTACCACCATGTTGAGCGTCATCAGCGCTGTCACCGAGCTCTCACTGGCTTCGGCTTTGATTCACCACCGCGATCCTACGGACATTCACTACAACACGGCTTGGACAATGAATGTCTTACGATCATTAGCCATAGGTTTGATTTTTTGTCTGGCTGCGCCATGGATTTCCGAAATTCATGGCGACCCTCGCTTGCAATCGGTCATGATGGTTTTAGGCGTCACTTTAGCAATGAATGGACTCACTAATCCCAAAATGGTGGTATTGACAAAAAATCTTGTGTTTTGGCAAGAGTTTGTGCGAAATGTGGCTGAGCGTTTGGCCGGTGTCACGGTAGGGGTAGTGATCGCTATTGTTTACCAAAGTTACTGGGCATTGATAGCAAGCACCGTGGTTTCACAGTTGGTAAGTATCGCAGTCTCCTATCTGGTATATCCATACCGCCCTCGAATCACCTTGCGGCATGCGAAGCAGTTATGGTCGTTTTCAATCTGGCTAACGCTAGGGCAGATTATAAATACGCTGAATTGGAAGTTTGATCACTTATTGGTGGGCTTCCTTTTGGGGAATAAGGCGCTGGGTTATTACACGGTGGGTGACAATCTCTCCACCAAGCCTACGCGTGAAATGATTTCCCCGCTTGAGACAACTCTTTTCCCAGGATTCAGCAAGATAGGTGACGATAAGCAAAGACTCAAGAATGCATATCGTAAGGCCCAAACTCTTGTCGCTTTGATTGCTCTCCCGGTAGGTGTGGGCATTGCCTTGCTGTCGTCATCCATCGTTTTATTGTTTCTAGGGCAGAAATGGGAGCCTGTGATTCTCGTGATCCAGATTATGGCCGGCTCAGTCGCAATTCAAACCCTCAGCTCTGCTGTTCAACCACTGGCTTTATCTCAAGGGCAAACAAAATTACTTTTCAAGCGTGACCTCATCAGCTTTGCCATTCGAATTCCCTTGATTGTCATTGGTCTGTGGACTGCGGGGTTACTGGGAGTTCTGATCGGCAGAGCGCTGTCAACACTGGTTAGTGTGCATATGAATATGACAATAGTGAAGATGATCATCGGCACATCTATTCGCGAGCAGTGGTTGGCCAATATACGTTCACTTGCAGGGGTCGCAGGTATGGTGCTGCTCGTTGGGGTCGCTCATTATCAACTTGGGGTTGGTCACAGCACCCTCCAAATGATTACCCATTTGATCCTGTTCGTTTTTGTTGGCACCGTTGCTTATGCATCGGTGGTATTGGGGCTGTGGCTCTTTATGGGTAAACCCCACGGGCCAGAGCATGAGTGCATTAATCTGCTGCAATCTCTGATAGGTAAGGTAAAAGCACATTTGAATAAATAA
- a CDS encoding FKBP-type peptidyl-prolyl cis-trans isomerase, producing the protein MQITMNTVVSMTYELRNSEGEILESSTDPVSYLHGGYDNIFPRVEEELHGKSVGDTVEITLEPSDAFGDYDEELVQMEPASAFPSKDLKVGMQFEGEDETGEVILYTITNIENGKVIVDGNHPWAGERVLFKCTVTGVREAGKEEVEHGHVHGAGGHHH; encoded by the coding sequence ATGCAAATTACCATGAACACTGTTGTCTCCATGACCTACGAACTTCGCAACAGCGAAGGCGAAATCCTGGAGTCCAGCACCGACCCCGTGAGCTATTTGCATGGCGGTTATGACAACATCTTCCCGCGTGTTGAAGAAGAGCTGCACGGAAAATCCGTGGGCGATACCGTCGAGATCACCCTCGAGCCCTCCGATGCCTTTGGCGACTATGACGAAGAACTGGTGCAAATGGAACCCGCCTCGGCATTCCCCAGTAAAGACCTCAAGGTCGGCATGCAGTTTGAAGGTGAAGACGAAACCGGCGAAGTGATCCTCTACACCATCACCAACATCGAAAATGGCAAAGTCATCGTCGATGGTAACCACCCATGGGCAGGCGAGCGCGTGCTGTTCAAGTGTACGGTCACCGGCGTGCGCGAAGCAGGTAAGGAAGAAGTCGAGCACGGCCACGTGCATGGCGCCGGCGGCCACCACCACTAA
- a CDS encoding DUF2264 domain-containing protein, with protein sequence MNHMVKTNRYRRPLFIFIVCFSLIMSIYWILGLKCQASNEDLLAPFQQPSPNNTFSDYKHLFEYFLNGFITHVSNGGARAYYGGNPMQQGPEMASMEGFTRTAPLFAAWIYGQHGTQYTLENGHSVDLVNLLKTAIVNGTNPEHAEYWGAIHDHQQSIVEAADVALVLWLTKEYIWATLDEKQKNNIATWLLQVNGKKIPDSNWHLFVIQVNAVLGSLGQPYDPDVIHNSYERIKSFYVGDGWFKDGNPVDHGAYDFYNAWAFHYQLQWINKIQPTLDERFIYESLQAFSSDYPYLIGTNGIPIMGRSVCYRLAAAAPLIFSQAINQRPVSSGVAKRALDATWQYFIQHGALSDGNITQGYCGKDAKILEPYSGPASCLWSLRSLIVAFSQPISSPFWQSPPELLPIEVSDYKKTIPAIGWTVIGSKKNADITIHIAGNRMGKTQIALKELSIYDRMMEIITQKSRRPKNYEVKYNLKEYSSSEPYCECRKI encoded by the coding sequence ATGAACCACATGGTTAAAACCAATCGCTATCGGAGACCTCTATTTATATTCATCGTATGCTTCTCTCTGATAATGAGCATTTATTGGATATTGGGCCTGAAATGTCAGGCTTCAAACGAGGATCTTTTAGCCCCATTCCAACAGCCATCTCCAAATAATACATTTTCCGATTACAAGCATTTATTTGAATATTTTCTGAATGGGTTTATCACTCATGTGAGCAACGGGGGGGCACGCGCATACTATGGGGGAAACCCTATGCAGCAAGGACCGGAAATGGCCAGTATGGAAGGGTTTACAAGGACTGCACCTTTATTTGCCGCCTGGATTTACGGCCAGCACGGCACACAATACACCCTAGAAAACGGACATTCCGTGGACTTGGTCAATCTGCTGAAGACTGCCATCGTAAACGGGACTAACCCCGAGCATGCAGAATACTGGGGAGCAATCCATGACCATCAACAATCTATTGTCGAAGCCGCTGATGTTGCCCTTGTGTTGTGGTTAACAAAAGAATATATCTGGGCAACATTAGATGAAAAACAAAAAAACAACATTGCAACATGGCTGCTACAGGTAAACGGGAAGAAAATTCCAGACAGCAACTGGCATTTATTTGTCATTCAGGTGAACGCAGTACTGGGCTCTCTTGGCCAGCCTTATGATCCAGATGTCATACACAACAGCTATGAGCGGATAAAGTCGTTCTATGTGGGTGATGGTTGGTTTAAAGATGGCAATCCAGTAGATCATGGTGCCTATGATTTCTACAATGCATGGGCATTTCATTATCAACTTCAATGGATTAATAAAATTCAACCCACTCTGGATGAGAGGTTTATATACGAAAGCCTGCAGGCATTCTCAAGCGACTATCCGTATCTTATCGGCACTAATGGCATACCGATCATGGGTCGCAGCGTTTGTTATCGCCTAGCAGCCGCAGCCCCTCTCATTTTCAGCCAAGCCATTAATCAGAGACCCGTTTCCAGTGGCGTTGCCAAACGGGCGCTTGATGCTACTTGGCAATATTTTATACAGCATGGTGCATTAAGTGACGGGAACATCACGCAAGGTTACTGTGGCAAAGATGCAAAAATACTGGAACCATATTCTGGTCCGGCAAGTTGCTTGTGGTCCTTAAGATCATTGATTGTGGCGTTTTCCCAGCCTATCAGTAGCCCATTCTGGCAGTCTCCACCTGAGTTATTGCCAATTGAAGTCAGTGACTACAAAAAAACCATTCCTGCCATTGGCTGGACCGTGATAGGAAGTAAAAAGAACGCTGACATCACGATACACATTGCCGGCAATCGCATGGGGAAAACGCAGATCGCATTAAAAGAATTAAGCATTTACGACCGAATGATGGAAATAATCACTCAAAAATCAAGAAGACCTAAGAATTATGAAGTTAAATATAATTTAAAAGAGTACTCATCGTCAGAGCCTTACTGCGAGTGCAGGAAAATATAA
- a CDS encoding glycosyltransferase family 2 protein, with the protein MRVSIYMPTKNRLASLQLAVNSVLAQSYQDIELLVVDDGSTDGSREYLKALEMRDPRVRIFLNSHSHGACHARNIAIKAATGDFLTGIDDDDEFLPHHIAALLDYWHFLEKYETAPVSCIFPQALTRISSEQRVGLRRARVAYQSLFESNYIGNQIFTRREYFINTQGFDESMPAWQDLEFFFRVLKTYGEARLMDIPSYIFDETPRPDRLSVGKKNLITAACRRMMEKHAEDPRQQQSLWLQVFARHYGFQPDLLEILQFMKLGFWPGGYKRILKVFSQKFRWASFPKENRPKGL; encoded by the coding sequence ATGCGTGTTTCAATCTATATGCCAACGAAAAATCGTCTGGCCAGCCTGCAACTAGCGGTAAACTCAGTACTTGCTCAAAGCTACCAGGATATTGAACTACTCGTGGTGGATGATGGCTCGACAGACGGAAGTCGAGAATATTTGAAAGCGCTTGAAATGAGAGATCCTCGAGTGAGGATTTTTTTGAATTCCCATAGTCATGGTGCTTGTCACGCACGGAATATTGCTATCAAAGCAGCAACGGGTGATTTTTTAACTGGGATTGATGATGATGATGAATTTCTGCCTCATCACATCGCCGCACTTTTGGATTACTGGCATTTTCTAGAGAAGTACGAAACCGCTCCCGTATCTTGTATTTTTCCTCAAGCACTAACCAGGATAAGTTCTGAACAAAGGGTGGGGCTTCGCAGGGCACGGGTGGCTTACCAGTCCTTGTTTGAGTCAAATTACATAGGTAATCAGATTTTTACCCGACGTGAATATTTCATAAACACGCAAGGTTTCGATGAGAGCATGCCAGCATGGCAGGACCTGGAATTTTTTTTCAGGGTGCTTAAGACCTATGGCGAAGCAAGGCTAATGGATATCCCCAGTTATATCTTTGATGAAACCCCCAGGCCAGACCGCTTATCTGTAGGGAAAAAGAATCTCATAACCGCAGCATGCCGTCGCATGATGGAAAAACATGCAGAAGATCCTCGTCAGCAACAAAGTTTATGGTTACAGGTGTTTGCCAGGCATTATGGTTTTCAACCTGACTTGCTTGAAATACTACAATTTATGAAGCTTGGCTTTTGGCCTGGAGGATATAAAAGAATCCTTAAGGTTTTTTCGCAAAAATTCAGATGGGCAAGTTTTCCAAAAGAAAATCGTCCAAAGGGACTATAA
- a CDS encoding glycosyltransferase encodes MNTQPFISMIICTRNRANQLRQVLESASKMMIPAGLDWEFLVVDNGSTDNTAEVVTSFAGRLPIRCVRENVPGLSNARNRGVQEARGKYICWTDDDVILDSQWLAAYVDSFNKHPEAVIFGGRVIPVLEEPIPVWFRGAMDIWPLSSITATRDFGDAEIPLDFKRGINPWGANFAVRTQEQKQYLYNPQLGVAPTHKRTGEEVDVMYKMLQAGATGWWVPGTKVLHQIPLKRQSLSYIYEYCYQAGETFAFVQANYPGNNHYYVNGTPPDCSLSRLRLYRRAFFKAIKYAVKTLLGAKDRFFYLGQFAYYWGAASYKTKN; translated from the coding sequence ATGAATACACAACCTTTTATTTCGATGATTATTTGCACGCGAAACCGTGCCAATCAATTGCGCCAGGTGCTGGAATCTGCAAGCAAGATGATGATTCCGGCAGGCTTGGATTGGGAGTTTCTCGTTGTCGATAACGGTAGTACGGATAACACAGCGGAGGTGGTCACGAGTTTTGCTGGCCGCTTGCCTATTCGTTGCGTGCGCGAAAACGTGCCTGGGCTTTCAAATGCACGTAATCGCGGAGTGCAGGAGGCACGTGGAAAATATATCTGCTGGACCGACGACGATGTGATTCTGGATAGCCAATGGCTGGCTGCATATGTGGATTCGTTTAATAAACATCCAGAGGCCGTTATTTTTGGTGGCAGGGTCATTCCGGTACTTGAGGAGCCAATACCTGTATGGTTCAGGGGCGCCATGGATATTTGGCCTTTGAGCAGTATTACCGCTACACGCGATTTTGGAGATGCCGAAATCCCACTGGATTTCAAGCGAGGGATTAACCCTTGGGGGGCTAATTTTGCGGTGAGAACCCAAGAGCAAAAGCAGTATCTTTACAACCCTCAGCTTGGGGTGGCGCCGACTCACAAGCGTACTGGGGAAGAAGTGGATGTCATGTACAAGATGCTGCAAGCCGGGGCTACAGGCTGGTGGGTGCCAGGCACCAAGGTCTTGCATCAGATTCCGCTTAAACGTCAGAGTCTTTCTTACATTTATGAGTACTGCTATCAGGCGGGAGAAACGTTCGCGTTTGTACAGGCTAATTATCCTGGTAACAACCATTATTACGTGAATGGGACACCACCGGATTGCAGCCTCAGTCGGTTGCGCTTATACCGGCGAGCGTTTTTTAAGGCGATCAAGTATGCGGTTAAGACGCTGCTGGGCGCCAAGGATCGCTTCTTTTATCTTGGGCAGTTCGCATACTACTGGGGGGCAGCATCCTATAAAACCAAAAACTGA
- a CDS encoding glycosyltransferase family 2 protein, giving the protein MEKAFEALSVAVLVPCYNEGLTITKVVTDFKKALPSANIYVYDNNSKDDTFAKAQAAGAITKKEHLQGKGNVVRRMFSDIEADVYIMVDGDDTYDAFIAPQLVRLLIDEDLDTLNGVRISELDESYRNGHRFGNWMLTTMVAKLFGQSTKDMLTGYRVFSRRFVKSFPVTASGFEIETELTVHTLELKMRSMDVETNYGARPEGSTSKLSTYKDGFKILWMIIKLIKLERPSLFFYSLGILFFFTSLALFYPVLIDYLHTGLVERFPTAILSGLIMALSILSIMSGLILATVTQGRKEAKQLAYINTNKYTS; this is encoded by the coding sequence TTGGAAAAGGCGTTTGAAGCATTATCTGTAGCCGTGCTGGTGCCGTGCTACAACGAAGGTTTAACCATCACCAAAGTCGTCACCGACTTCAAAAAAGCACTTCCCTCCGCCAACATCTACGTTTACGACAACAATTCAAAAGATGACACCTTTGCCAAAGCGCAAGCCGCCGGTGCCATTACCAAAAAAGAACATCTTCAAGGCAAAGGCAATGTCGTCAGACGCATGTTTTCCGACATCGAGGCGGATGTCTATATCATGGTGGATGGCGACGATACCTATGATGCATTTATCGCCCCGCAACTGGTCCGCTTACTAATTGATGAGGACCTGGATACCCTGAACGGTGTGCGGATCTCCGAGCTCGATGAATCCTACAGAAATGGTCATCGCTTCGGTAACTGGATGTTGACCACCATGGTAGCGAAACTCTTTGGGCAATCCACCAAAGACATGCTCACCGGATACCGGGTTTTCTCGCGCAGATTCGTCAAGTCATTTCCTGTGACGGCCTCTGGTTTTGAGATTGAAACCGAACTGACAGTCCATACCCTGGAACTGAAAATGCGCAGCATGGATGTCGAAACAAACTATGGCGCCCGGCCAGAGGGTTCAACCAGCAAACTCAGCACCTACAAAGATGGCTTCAAGATTTTGTGGATGATCATCAAGCTGATCAAACTGGAGCGCCCTTCACTTTTCTTCTACTCGCTCGGCATTTTGTTCTTCTTTACCTCACTTGCTCTGTTTTACCCCGTGCTGATCGATTACTTGCATACTGGCTTGGTAGAGCGTTTCCCGACAGCCATACTCTCTGGTTTGATCATGGCGCTCTCTATTCTCAGCATCATGAGTGGCCTGATACTGGCGACGGTGACACAAGGGCGAAAAGAAGCCAAGCAGCTCGCCTATATCAATACCAACAAATACACATCCTGA
- a CDS encoding polysaccharide pyruvyl transferase family protein: MGRNSQVISQQKQVIKAILQPLLPKNTQYALVDFPDHSNVGDSAIWVGEIDLLKEITGNHPSYISKIENFRLDILSNALPEGPILIHGGGNFGDLWRKHQDFREYLMIACKGRKVIQLPQSIKFDNPESIANCADLIKQHGDFHLLVRDKPSLDFAVKNFSCHVELSPDSAFGIGELAKPSKPEADLFMLLRNDSERAEYDRTPLFALNALGADWLDDPSFFHQRSKVIATLSALKQGRKPNRLDYYQALAQGRLMRGVKMLSRGKRVVTDRLHAHIISTLLDIPHVALDNNYGKVSGYINAWTNTYPQVKIASSAQDAIEKLDSLATF; the protein is encoded by the coding sequence ATGGGTAGAAATTCGCAGGTTATTAGTCAGCAGAAGCAAGTTATAAAAGCAATACTTCAACCATTACTACCTAAAAATACTCAATATGCATTGGTTGATTTTCCTGACCATTCTAATGTTGGAGACAGTGCTATTTGGGTAGGAGAGATTGATTTACTGAAAGAAATAACCGGAAACCATCCTTCCTATATAAGTAAAATCGAAAATTTTCGGCTGGATATTTTAAGTAATGCTTTGCCAGAAGGACCTATTCTCATTCACGGAGGTGGAAATTTTGGCGATCTTTGGCGCAAACATCAGGATTTTCGAGAATACTTGATGATTGCATGTAAAGGGAGAAAGGTAATTCAGCTTCCGCAATCAATTAAGTTTGATAATCCTGAAAGTATTGCCAATTGTGCAGACTTGATTAAACAGCACGGTGATTTCCACCTATTGGTTCGTGATAAGCCCAGCTTGGATTTTGCAGTTAAAAATTTCTCATGCCATGTTGAACTCTCACCCGATAGCGCTTTTGGTATTGGTGAATTGGCCAAGCCCTCAAAACCTGAGGCTGACTTATTTATGCTGTTACGCAATGATAGCGAACGTGCGGAATATGACAGAACACCTCTTTTTGCATTGAACGCGCTTGGGGCTGATTGGTTAGATGATCCATCATTTTTCCATCAAAGAAGCAAAGTGATTGCGACTTTGAGCGCACTAAAACAAGGCCGTAAGCCCAATCGATTGGATTATTATCAAGCCTTGGCGCAGGGGCGTTTGATGCGAGGTGTGAAAATGCTTTCACGTGGGAAGCGCGTGGTAACCGATCGCTTGCATGCTCACATTATTTCCACCTTATTGGATATTCCCCATGTGGCTTTAGATAATAATTACGGGAAAGTGTCGGGGTATATTAACGCTTGGACAAATACATACCCACAAGTGAAAATCGCAAGTTCGGCGCAAGATGCGATTGAAAAGCTTGATTCCTTGGCCACGTTCTAA
- a CDS encoding lipopolysaccharide biosynthesis protein, producing MKDKLVKGVAWLGAAKIVVNILALCSTVVLARLLTPADFGLVAIVMALLAIVESVTDLSLASALIHHKNPSEDHFHTAWSLNLTRGLLIAAMFACAAPYVADYYHDSRLKEIMWVIGASIFVTGFNNPKMVVLTRDLIFWQQFVMTVSQKLAGFVVGVTLAFIFKSYWAIVGGTVASQLVGVIVTYLVVPYRPRFSYRHTREIWSFSVWLTLGKMINTINWKFDHLMIGSYLGTKSLGFYTVGDNLAAMPTREAIQPLESTLFPGFKHLVHDKIRLRNAYVSAQGVITALALPLGVGFAMVAHPLILLLMGEKWLPVVQVIQIISCVFVLQTIGSQVHPLAMALGETKVLFKRDFISFFIRLPIIIAGMFMAGLMGVVYGRAISGTISLVINMHLISKMIPLSVLSQLKGNIRSLLSVVSMAAILYCIKSLLVLESNTSGLVLELMVLCASGAISYISIHVLLWHIMSRPLGPESEALRIIKAALARIKAKLSK from the coding sequence ATGAAGGATAAGCTGGTCAAAGGGGTAGCATGGCTGGGCGCAGCCAAAATCGTCGTCAATATCTTAGCGTTGTGCAGTACCGTTGTACTGGCCAGGCTTTTGACTCCTGCAGATTTTGGCTTGGTGGCTATTGTGATGGCATTACTGGCTATTGTGGAGTCCGTGACTGATTTATCCTTAGCATCTGCCTTGATTCATCATAAAAATCCAAGTGAGGATCACTTTCATACTGCTTGGAGTCTCAATCTGACCAGAGGCTTGCTGATCGCTGCCATGTTTGCATGTGCGGCCCCCTATGTTGCGGATTATTACCATGACAGCCGTTTGAAGGAGATTATGTGGGTTATTGGTGCGTCCATTTTCGTGACAGGATTTAATAACCCAAAAATGGTTGTATTGACACGTGATCTGATTTTTTGGCAACAGTTTGTTATGACAGTCAGCCAGAAGCTCGCAGGCTTTGTGGTGGGGGTGACGCTGGCGTTCATATTCAAAAGCTACTGGGCTATCGTGGGTGGGACAGTCGCATCCCAATTGGTCGGTGTTATCGTAACCTATCTCGTTGTTCCTTACAGGCCACGATTTTCATATCGCCACACGCGAGAAATTTGGTCATTTTCAGTCTGGTTAACCTTAGGGAAAATGATCAACACCATCAACTGGAAATTCGATCATTTGATGATTGGTAGTTACCTCGGCACCAAGTCACTAGGGTTTTATACCGTGGGTGACAACCTTGCTGCCATGCCCACGAGAGAGGCCATTCAGCCTCTTGAAAGCACCTTGTTCCCGGGCTTCAAGCACTTGGTGCATGACAAGATACGTTTGCGTAATGCATATGTTTCGGCGCAAGGAGTAATTACTGCTTTGGCTTTACCCTTAGGGGTCGGATTTGCCATGGTTGCACACCCCTTGATTCTATTGTTGATGGGCGAAAAATGGTTGCCTGTAGTACAAGTTATCCAGATTATCTCGTGTGTTTTTGTGCTACAGACTATTGGTTCTCAAGTTCATCCTTTGGCAATGGCGTTAGGTGAAACTAAGGTCTTATTCAAACGGGACTTTATTAGTTTTTTTATTCGTTTACCTATCATTATTGCCGGTATGTTTATGGCAGGCTTGATGGGGGTTGTATACGGTAGGGCAATTTCCGGAACCATTTCTCTAGTGATAAACATGCATCTGATAAGCAAAATGATCCCTTTAAGTGTACTTTCTCAATTAAAAGGAAATATACGATCTTTGCTGAGTGTTGTTTCTATGGCAGCTATCTTATATTGCATCAAGAGCCTTTTAGTACTAGAAAGCAATACAAGTGGATTGGTTTTGGAGTTAATGGTTTTATGCGCTAGTGGAGCTATTAGCTATATATCAATTCATGTTCTTTTATGGCATATCATGAGTAGGCCATTAGGGCCTGAATCTGAGGCCTTGAGAATAATCAAGGCTGCATTAGCACGTATTAAAGCTAAATTAAGTAAGTAA
- a CDS encoding GtrA family protein — translation MTSNAVSIKFLKFGFVGVVVLGFDAVTFWLLLHVIPSSIIARCLSVAASIFLSWIINRSFTFAYSREKPTFQEFIKFALSQLPGALVNALVSVLAFNFLPYIKSNPWISVALGSCAGMVLNFTIAHLYVFKNKNNQSPTL, via the coding sequence ATGACCAGCAACGCAGTCAGCATCAAGTTTTTAAAGTTCGGTTTTGTTGGGGTCGTGGTATTAGGCTTTGATGCGGTGACCTTCTGGCTTTTGCTGCATGTGATTCCATCCAGCATCATCGCAAGATGCTTGAGTGTGGCGGCTTCCATCTTTTTATCGTGGATCATCAACCGTAGCTTTACCTTCGCCTACAGCCGAGAAAAGCCCACCTTTCAGGAATTCATCAAGTTTGCACTATCCCAATTACCGGGTGCATTGGTGAATGCGTTGGTCTCAGTACTGGCATTTAATTTTCTGCCTTATATCAAAAGCAACCCGTGGATATCAGTCGCGTTGGGCAGTTGCGCTGGCATGGTGCTTAATTTCACCATTGCCCATCTATACGTATTTAAAAACAAAAACAATCAATCACCTACATTATGA
- a CDS encoding peroxiredoxin, with translation MLQLGAPAPDFSLFDADMELFKLSGVRGKNIVLYFYPKDDTPGCTVEAIEFSDHEEDFARYNTLIVGVSKDDCLSHATFRDKHGLAITLLADEDRKVCEKYKVWQEKEKDGIKKMGIVRSTFIIDAKGVLRHMQYGVTAKGHALEILNIIKTLD, from the coding sequence ATGTTGCAGCTTGGTGCACCGGCTCCTGATTTTTCCCTCTTTGACGCAGACATGGAGCTTTTCAAGCTCTCCGGTGTCCGTGGCAAAAATATCGTCCTTTATTTCTATCCCAAGGATGATACGCCGGGCTGCACCGTGGAAGCCATCGAATTCAGCGACCACGAAGAGGATTTTGCCCGCTATAACACCTTGATTGTCGGTGTCAGCAAAGACGACTGTCTCAGCCACGCCACATTCCGCGACAAACACGGACTCGCCATCACGCTACTCGCTGATGAAGACCGTAAAGTCTGCGAAAAATACAAGGTATGGCAAGAAAAAGAGAAAGACGGCATCAAAAAAATGGGGATAGTACGTTCTACCTTCATTATTGATGCCAAAGGTGTACTGCGTCACATGCAATATGGTGTCACGGCCAAAGGCCATGCACTGGAAATACTGAACATTATCAAAACTTTGGACTGA